One genomic window of Cydia strobilella chromosome 11, ilCydStro3.1, whole genome shotgun sequence includes the following:
- the LOC134745542 gene encoding islet cell autoantigen 1 → MMQHQYWVTKKTVLKKLGTKEDECIVSSDAELDAKLELFRSISDSCLQLQRVLDQYQERLCVLAQEENALGKFLRDSGKNNDAAGKHMVSAGKAISYSGQQRLSVRGPLLRLYHEVETFRGRAVSDMRATVSAMEKARIEYRAALSWMKSTSAQLDPDTGRGLDNFRKAQRQVRESKKAFDKLTLDVLQKIDLLAAARCNMFSHVLTNYQSSFLTFGTKVSQTLLATADTMNAKPMYEFCILKELSQNLGEGDGERKQEEIVPQDKDQMLFFQDEYKDDNDNQKPKPTEPNKSDQRDEAKPNPDKVEALTDSANLIDVVESTEESISADLAGLRMDCGDVAGNFGMFMPSQLLQDMNASSLMEETLIPVNPEKNQPESTEPNASKPKINQKKDDKAAWFKLFAELDPLANPDSLLGSNNNQSHAA, encoded by the exons ATGATGCAGCACCAGTATTGGGTAACTAAGAAGACTGTGTTGAAAAAACTAGGAACCAAAGAAGACGAGTGTATAGTTTCATCCGATGCCGAGTTAGACGCGAAATTGGAGTTGTTTCGATCAATATCAGATAGTTGTTTGCAATTACAAAGGGTTTTAGACCAATATCAGGAGCGTTTGTGCGTGTTAGCGCAAGAGGAGAACGCTTTAGGGAAGTTTTTGCGGGATTCGGGTAAGAATAATGATGCAGCTGGTAAACACATGGTGTCTGCTGGCAAGGCGATATCGTACTCGGGTCAGCAGCGTCTGTCTGTGAGAGGGCCTTTGTTAAGGTTGTACCATGAAGTAGAGACGTTCAGAGGGCGCGCAGTGAGCGACATGAGGGCGACGGTGTCTGCTATGGAGAAGGCCCGCATCGAATACAGAGCTGCATTGAGTTGGATGAAGTCGACCAGTGCGCAGCTGGATCCGGACACGGGCCGCGGGCTGGACAACTTCAGGAAGGCCCAGAGACAAGTGAGAGAGAGCAAAAAGGCTTTTGATAAGCTGACACTCGATGTACTGCAGAAG ATTGATCTTCTAGCTGCAGCACGATGCAACATGTTCTCCCATGTCCTGACAAATTACCAAAGCTCCTTTTTAACATTTGGCACAAAAGTGTCTCAAACGCTCTTGGCCACTGCAGACACAATGAACGCTAAGCCTATGTATGAGTTCTGTATACTTAAGGAGTTGTCACAGAACTTGGGGGAGGGGGATGGAGAACGGAAACAAGAGGAGATAGTACCGCAGGATAAGGATCAAATGCTATTTTTCcag gATGAATACAAAGATGACAACGACAACCAAAAGCCGAAACCTACAGAGCCCAACAAGAGCGACCAAAGAGACGAGGCCAAACCTAACCCAGACAAAGTCGAGGCTCTAACAGATTCCGCTAATCTTATAGATGTTGTGGAGTCAACTGAAGAAAGTATCAGCGCAGATTTGGCCGGGTTAAGGATGGACTGTGGTGATGTGGCCGGTAACTTTGGGATGTTCATGCCTTCCCAGCTATTACAG GACATGAATGCATCAAGTTTAATGGAGGAAACCCTCATACCGGTGAATCCTGAAAAAAACCAGCCCGAATCAACTGAGCCGAATGCTTCCAAACCAAAGATTAATCAGAAGAAGGATGACAAAGCCGCTTGGTTCAAGCTCTTTGCAGAACTGGATCCTCTTGCGAACCCAGATAGCCTTTTGGGCTCTAATAATAACCAGAGTCATGCAGCTTAG